From Pseudomonas putida, one genomic window encodes:
- a CDS encoding FKBP-type peptidyl-prolyl cis-trans isomerase, with translation MLIAANKAVSIDYTLTNDAGETIDSSAGGAPLVYLHGHSNIIPGLEKALEGKQAGDELNVSVEPEDAYGEYLAELVSTLNRSMFEGVDQVEVGMQFHASAPDGQMQIVTIRDVDGDDVTVDGNHPLAGQRLNFQVKVVNVRDASEEEIAHRHVHGEGGHHH, from the coding sequence ATGCTGATCGCCGCCAACAAGGCAGTCTCCATCGACTATACCCTGACCAACGACGCCGGGGAGACCATCGACAGCTCCGCCGGTGGCGCGCCGCTGGTCTACCTGCACGGCCACTCCAACATCATCCCGGGCCTGGAAAAAGCCCTGGAAGGCAAACAGGCTGGCGACGAACTGAACGTCAGCGTCGAGCCTGAAGACGCTTACGGCGAATACCTGGCCGAACTGGTCAGCACCCTGAACCGCAGCATGTTCGAAGGTGTCGACCAAGTGGAAGTGGGCATGCAGTTCCATGCCTCGGCACCGGACGGCCAGATGCAGATCGTCACCATCCGTGACGTGGACGGCGACGACGTGACTGTCGACGGCAACCACCCGCTGGCCGGCCAGCGTCTGAACTTCCAGGTCAAGGTCGTCAACGTGCGTGATGCCAGCGAAGAAGAAATCGCTCACCGTCACGTCCACGGTGAAGGTGGCCATCACCACTGA
- a CDS encoding DUF3565 domain-containing protein has product MGQDLLQKNVERTSVTNASPDCERSAAAGRSISRIMGFHQDHEGHWVVELSCGHTQHLRHQPPWQARPWVLDPQQRALRIGQAFACGWCAQEADSDTLGR; this is encoded by the coding sequence ATGGGGCAAGACCTTTTGCAAAAGAATGTAGAGCGCACAAGTGTAACCAACGCATCGCCCGATTGCGAACGCAGCGCGGCGGCTGGGAGATCCATCAGTCGGATCATGGGCTTTCACCAGGACCACGAAGGCCACTGGGTGGTCGAGCTGTCCTGCGGCCACACCCAGCACCTGCGCCATCAGCCACCGTGGCAGGCACGCCCGTGGGTGCTCGACCCCCAGCAACGTGCACTGCGCATTGGCCAGGCTTTCGCCTGTGGCTGGTGTGCACAAGAGGCCGATAGCGATACCCTTGGCCGTTGA
- the pta gene encoding phosphate acetyltransferase — MQTFFIAPTDFGVGLTSISLGLVRTLERAGLKVGFFKPIAQPHPGDTGPERSSELVARTHGIKPPMPLSLAQVERMLGDGQLDELLEEIIRLYQQACVGNDVVVVEGMVPTRHASYAARVNLHLAKSLDAEVILVSAPENEVLSELSGRVELQAQLFGGPRDPKVLGVILNKVRTDESMAEFAARLREHSPLLRGNDFRLLGCIPYQPELNAPRTRDVADLLGAQVINAGDYEQRRMNKIIICARTVANTVPLLTPGTLVVTPGDRDDIILAVSLAAINGVPLAGLLLTSDSKPDARILGLCRGALQAGLPILSVSTGSYDTANQLNSLNREIPVDDRERAEFITDFVASHLDAAWLHQRCGTPRELRLSPAVFRYQLIQRAQQANKRIVLPEGAEPLLVQAAAICQARGIARCVLLAKPEDVEAVARAQGITLPADLEILDPELVRGRYVEPMVDLRKSKNLNAPMAEQQLEDPVVIGTMMLALEEVDGLVSGLVHSTANTIRPALQLIKTAPGASLVSSVFFMLFPEQVLVYGDCVMNPHPSASELAEIARQSAESAQAFGIAPRVAMISYSSDSASDEEVEKVREATRLAQEAERGLVIDGPLQYDAAANPAIARQLAPNSQVAGRATVFVFPDLNTGNTTHKAVQRSTDGVSLGPMLQGLRKPVNDLPRGAQVDDIVHTIALTAIQASVVR; from the coding sequence ATGCAGACATTTTTCATTGCGCCGACCGACTTTGGTGTCGGCCTGACATCCATCAGCCTCGGCCTGGTGCGCACGTTGGAACGCGCCGGGCTCAAGGTCGGTTTTTTCAAGCCGATCGCCCAGCCCCACCCTGGGGATACCGGCCCGGAACGCTCCAGCGAACTGGTCGCACGCACCCACGGTATCAAGCCGCCAATGCCGCTGAGCCTCGCTCAGGTCGAGCGTATGCTCGGCGATGGCCAGCTCGACGAGCTGCTCGAAGAAATCATCCGCCTTTACCAGCAGGCTTGCGTGGGCAACGACGTGGTGGTGGTCGAAGGCATGGTGCCGACCCGCCACGCCAGCTACGCAGCACGGGTCAACCTGCACCTTGCCAAGAGCCTGGATGCCGAAGTGATCCTGGTGTCGGCGCCAGAAAACGAAGTGCTCAGCGAACTGTCCGGGCGGGTCGAGTTGCAGGCCCAACTGTTCGGTGGCCCGCGCGACCCGAAAGTGCTCGGGGTGATCCTCAACAAGGTCCGCACCGACGAAAGCATGGCCGAGTTCGCCGCACGCCTGCGCGAGCACTCGCCGCTGCTGCGCGGCAACGATTTCAGGCTGCTCGGCTGCATCCCCTACCAACCCGAACTCAACGCCCCGCGCACCCGTGATGTGGCCGACCTGCTTGGCGCCCAGGTGATCAATGCCGGTGACTACGAGCAACGGCGCATGAACAAGATCATCATCTGTGCACGCACCGTGGCCAATACCGTGCCGTTGCTTACGCCAGGCACCCTGGTGGTGACCCCGGGCGACCGCGACGACATCATTCTGGCGGTGAGCCTGGCCGCGATCAACGGCGTGCCCCTGGCCGGCCTGCTGCTGACCAGCGACAGCAAGCCCGATGCACGCATCCTCGGCCTGTGCCGCGGCGCGCTGCAGGCTGGCTTGCCGATCCTCTCGGTCAGCACCGGTTCGTACGACACGGCCAACCAGCTCAACTCGCTCAACCGCGAGATCCCGGTGGACGACCGTGAGCGCGCCGAGTTCATCACCGATTTCGTCGCCAGCCACCTCGACGCTGCCTGGCTGCACCAGCGCTGTGGTACTCCACGTGAGCTGCGCCTGTCACCTGCAGTGTTCCGCTACCAGCTGATACAGCGGGCGCAGCAGGCCAACAAACGTATTGTCCTGCCCGAAGGCGCCGAACCCTTGTTGGTACAGGCCGCTGCGATCTGCCAGGCGCGGGGCATCGCCCGCTGCGTGCTGCTGGCCAAGCCCGAGGACGTCGAAGCGGTGGCCCGTGCGCAGGGGATCACACTGCCCGCGGACCTGGAAATCCTTGACCCTGAGTTGGTTCGCGGGCGCTATGTCGAGCCGATGGTCGACCTGCGCAAAAGCAAGAACCTCAATGCGCCGATGGCTGAGCAACAGCTGGAAGACCCGGTGGTGATCGGCACCATGATGCTTGCGCTGGAGGAGGTCGACGGCCTGGTGTCCGGCCTGGTGCATTCCACCGCCAACACCATCCGCCCTGCCCTGCAGCTGATCAAGACCGCACCCGGGGCCAGCCTGGTGTCTTCGGTCTTTTTCATGCTGTTCCCCGAGCAGGTACTGGTGTACGGCGACTGCGTGATGAACCCGCACCCCAGCGCCAGCGAGCTAGCTGAAATCGCGCGGCAGAGCGCTGAATCGGCGCAAGCCTTCGGCATTGCGCCACGGGTGGCGATGATCAGCTATTCAAGTGACTCGGCGAGCGACGAGGAAGTCGAGAAGGTGCGCGAAGCAACGCGCCTGGCACAAGAGGCCGAGCGGGGCCTTGTGATCGACGGCCCGCTGCAGTACGACGCTGCCGCCAACCCGGCCATCGCCCGCCAGTTGGCGCCGAACAGCCAAGTGGCAGGGCGCGCCACCGTGTTCGTGTTCCCAGACCTGAACACTGGTAACACCACCCACAAGGCGGTGCAACGCAGTACCGATGGCGTTAGCCTGGGGCCAATGCTGCAAGGGCTGCGCAAACCGGTGAACGACCTGCCGCGGGGCGCTCAGGTGGACGATATCGTGCACACGATCGCGCTGACAGCCATTCAGGCCAGCGTGGTGCGTTGA
- a CDS encoding OmpA family protein, which yields MFTMRRLIIVATAAALMTGCAGQNPYDSQGQAQGGSTGMSKTAKYGGLGALAGAIAGAAIDHDNRGKGALIGAAAVGAAAAGYGYYADKQEAELRAQMANTGVEVQRQGDQIKLIMPGNITFATDSANIAPSFYSPLNNLATSFKQFNQNTIEVVGFTDSTGSRQHNMDLSQRRAQAVSTYLTSQGVDASRVSVRGMGPDQPIASNADANGRAQNRRVEVNLKPIPGQQYDQQGQVQQYP from the coding sequence ATGTTCACCATGCGTCGCCTGATTATCGTCGCAACCGCTGCAGCCCTGATGACCGGCTGTGCCGGCCAGAACCCCTACGACAGCCAAGGTCAGGCGCAAGGTGGTTCGACCGGGATGAGCAAGACCGCCAAGTACGGCGGCCTGGGCGCGCTGGCCGGCGCCATCGCCGGTGCCGCCATCGACCATGACAACCGTGGCAAGGGCGCGCTGATCGGCGCCGCTGCGGTAGGTGCTGCCGCCGCGGGTTACGGTTACTACGCTGACAAGCAAGAAGCCGAACTGCGTGCGCAGATGGCCAACACCGGCGTCGAAGTGCAGCGCCAGGGCGATCAGATCAAGCTGATCATGCCGGGCAACATCACGTTCGCCACCGATTCGGCGAACATCGCACCAAGCTTCTACTCGCCGCTGAACAACCTGGCTACCTCGTTCAAGCAGTTCAACCAGAACACCATCGAAGTGGTTGGTTTCACTGACAGCACCGGCAGTCGCCAGCACAACATGGACCTGTCGCAGCGCCGTGCCCAGGCAGTGAGCACCTATCTGACCTCGCAAGGCGTGGACGCATCGCGCGTGTCGGTGCGTGGCATGGGCCCGGACCAGCCGATCGCGAGCAACGCCGATGCCAATGGCCGTGCGCAGAACCGCCGCGTCGAGGTCAACCTCAAGCCTATCCCTGGCCAACAGTACGATCAGCAGGGGCAGGTGCAGCAGTACCCTTGA
- a CDS encoding MBL fold metallo-hydrolase translates to MNTAPTTLIRETFPVGPLQCNCTLIGDPLTKKAIVVDPGGDPEKILARLQAHGLTLVSIIHTHAHFDHFLASGKLKELTGASLHLHKDDQVLWDNLEMQCQMFGVPYTPVPSPDRWLGDDEALACGCGVALHTPGHTPGSMSFWFADAKLLVAGDTLFRRGIGRTDLWGGDQRAIVRSIKERLYRLDEDAIVVTGHGPDTRLGDEMRENPFVRA, encoded by the coding sequence ATGAACACTGCCCCAACTACCCTCATCCGCGAAACCTTCCCCGTCGGGCCATTGCAGTGCAATTGCACCCTGATCGGCGATCCGCTGACCAAAAAGGCCATCGTCGTCGACCCCGGTGGTGACCCGGAGAAGATCCTCGCCCGCCTGCAGGCCCACGGCCTGACCCTGGTGAGCATCATCCACACCCATGCGCACTTCGATCATTTCCTCGCCTCGGGCAAGCTCAAGGAGCTGACCGGTGCCTCCTTGCACCTGCACAAGGACGACCAAGTGCTGTGGGACAACCTGGAGATGCAGTGCCAGATGTTCGGTGTCCCTTATACCCCGGTGCCCTCGCCAGACCGCTGGCTGGGTGACGATGAAGCGCTGGCCTGCGGCTGTGGCGTGGCGTTGCACACGCCCGGGCATACGCCGGGTTCGATGAGTTTCTGGTTCGCTGACGCCAAGCTGTTGGTGGCCGGGGACACCCTGTTCCGGCGTGGCATCGGCCGTACCGATTTGTGGGGCGGCGATCAGCGGGCTATCGTTCGCTCGATCAAGGAGCGGCTGTATCGTCTGGATGAAGATGCAATCGTGGTCACCGGCCACGGCCCTGATACCCGGCTGGGTGACGAGATGCGTGAGAACCCGTTCGTGCGGGCCTGA
- a CDS encoding sensor histidine kinase — translation MSQDNQGLDFSTVIASTVHDLKNSLSALIQSHDQWLARLPEELRGGTEQGVIEHEFRHLNGMLVQMLGLYKLGVNQLPVCPDYHELDDFIEAQLAAHQQVLEHNDILATWRIDSENPLGFFDRELVASVIANVITNATRYAGHALLISIAEENEQLVISVNDDGPGYPARMLERQQDYVQGIDARSGSTGLGLYFAARIAALHERDGVRGRIEIANGGALGGGLFRLYLP, via the coding sequence ATGAGCCAGGACAATCAGGGGCTGGATTTTTCCACGGTGATCGCCTCCACCGTGCACGACCTGAAAAACTCGTTGTCTGCGCTGATCCAGTCCCACGACCAGTGGCTGGCGCGCCTGCCCGAGGAGCTGCGCGGGGGAACCGAGCAGGGCGTGATCGAGCACGAATTCCGCCACCTCAATGGCATGCTGGTACAAATGCTGGGCTTGTACAAACTGGGCGTCAACCAGCTGCCGGTGTGCCCGGACTATCACGAGCTGGACGACTTCATCGAAGCGCAGCTGGCGGCTCATCAGCAAGTGCTGGAGCACAACGATATTCTCGCCACCTGGCGCATCGACAGCGAAAATCCGCTGGGTTTCTTCGACCGGGAACTGGTCGCTTCGGTGATTGCCAATGTGATCACCAATGCCACTCGCTATGCTGGCCATGCGCTATTGATCAGCATCGCGGAAGAAAACGAGCAATTGGTGATCAGCGTCAACGATGACGGCCCTGGCTATCCGGCCCGCATGCTTGAGCGGCAGCAGGATTATGTACAGGGCATCGATGCTCGAAGCGGCAGTACCGGGCTAGGCCTGTATTTCGCCGCGCGCATCGCTGCGCTGCATGAGCGCGATGGCGTGCGGGGGCGGATCGAGATCGCCAATGGTGGCGCGCTTGGCGGGGGCTTGTTCAGGTTGTATCTGCCTTAG